The following coding sequences are from one Onychostoma macrolepis isolate SWU-2019 chromosome 24, ASM1243209v1, whole genome shotgun sequence window:
- the LOC131533351 gene encoding uncharacterized protein LOC131533351 isoform X1 — translation MLTIHAMAWNYKKIATLHRALSARYVKTCQRLQEETASLAELKESLACTDEAVWVSDVREWAAGDTTGTSLEQSIEGRYLNVRQRKQALYRQNDSGKFRHRLRRKIAESKRLLLKDIETYNSHEPAMPIDVNEVEQSLSGDNSSPTWPWEVHGSAQIEDKLTFFNKAMLKMRLEEERTILVQEMAQHCSWLQKLQATLKRKTSEEAKRNKGLSCLCRRRLSEVSDTLKEVLLQYKAVLGPQGSAIELEDKQENESDFSSPDTSENEEEECSEELPGRCL, via the exons ATGCTTACAATCCATGCTATGGCCTGGAACTACAAAAAAATCGCAACACTACATCGGGCATTGTCTGCAAGATATGTGAAG ACTTGCCAGAGGCTTCAGGAGGAGACTGCAAGTCTAGCGGAGCTTAAAGAAAGCTTGGCTTGCACCGATGAAGCAGTGTGGGTGTCTGATGTGAGGGAATGGGCAGCTGGCG ACACAACAGGTACTTCCCTAGAGCAGTCCATTGAGGGACGTTACCTTAACGTGAGGCAGCGGAAGCAGGCTCTATACCGCCAAAATG ATAGTGGCAAGTTTCGTCACCGCCTGCGGAGGAAAATTGCTGAGAGCAAGAGACTGCTATTGAAAGACATAGAGACCTATAACAGTCATGAGCCTGCCATGCCAATTGATGTTAATGAAGTGGAGCAGTCGCTATCAGGAGACAACTCGTCCCCGACATGGCCGTGGGAGGTTCATGGCAGCG CACAAATCGAAGACaagttaacattttttaacaaagcCATGCTGAAAATGAGACTGGAGGAGGAAAGGACAATACTTGTTCAGGAGATGGCCCAGCACTGCTCATGGTTGCAGAAGTTGCAGGCAACTCTTAAAAGAAAAACTTCAGAGGAAG CCAAGCGAAATAAGGGCCTTTCCTGTCTCTGCAGAAGACGACTGTCTGAAGTTTCGGATACGTTGAAAGAGGTGCTCCTTCAATACAAGGCTGTTTTAGGCCCTCAGGGCTCTGCTATAGAACTGGAAGATAAACAGGAGAATGAAAGTGATTTCAGCAGTCCAGACACCAGTGAAAATGAAGAGGAGGAGTGCAG TGAGGAGCTACCGGGCAGGTGTCTGTAA
- the LOC131532800 gene encoding immunoglobulin lambda-like polypeptide 5: MRPPLPGEVPCGHRVGDHTLSSARLRRISLWDLVKNEALWYTFGGGTKLTITGPAVKPSVSLLPPSSLQISGDSAALLCLLSSYSPQGRGELDAGRVRGHRGVQTSAESERTDATAAAAP; encoded by the exons ATGCGTCCTCCATTGCCTGGAGAAGTGCCATGCGGGCATAGGGTTGGCGATCATACACTTTCCAGCGCCAGGCTGAGAAGAATTTCTCTATGGGATTTAGTAAAG AATGAAGCACTGTGGTACACTTTCGGTGGAGGAACTAAACTGACGATCA ctGGTCCCGCAGTGAAGCCCTCCGTGTCTCTGCTGCCTCCCTCTTCTCTGCAGATCTCTGGAGACTCAGCCGCACTGCTCTGCCTGCTCAGCTCTTACTCTCCACAGGGGCGAGGTGAGCTGGACGCTGGACGGGTCAGAGGTCACCGAGGGGTTCAGACCAGCGCAGAGAGCGAGCGGACGGACGCTACAGCCGCAGCAGCGCCCTGA
- the LOC131533351 gene encoding uncharacterized protein LOC131533351 isoform X2 gives MHATAHSTKCEITWSGKNQEGAGSTAGEEVEQVNSYLSRCALTTKYMSKGARVDMLTIHAMAWNYKKIATLHRALSARYVKTCQRLQEETASLAELKESLACTDEAVWVSDVREWAAGDTTGTSLEQSIEGRYLNVRQRKQALYRQNDSGKFRHRLRRKIAESKRLLLKDIETYNSHEPAMPIDVNEVEQSLSGDNSSPTWPWEVHGSAQIEDKLTFFNKAMLKMRLEEERTILVQEMAQHCSWLQKLQATLKRKTSEEAKRNKGLSCLCRRRLSEVSDTLKEVLLQYKAVLGPQGSAIELEDKQENESDFSSPDTSENEEEECSEELPGRCL, from the exons ATGCACGCTACAGCACATTCCACTAAGTGTGAG ATTACATGGAGTGGCAAAAACCAAGAAGGAGCAGGGTCAACTGCGGGGGAGGAAGTTGAACAGGTGAACAGCTACCTCTCCCGCTGTGCCTTAACGACTAAATACATGTCAAAAGGAG CACGTGTGGATATGCTTACAATCCATGCTATGGCCTGGAACTACAAAAAAATCGCAACACTACATCGGGCATTGTCTGCAAGATATGTGAAG ACTTGCCAGAGGCTTCAGGAGGAGACTGCAAGTCTAGCGGAGCTTAAAGAAAGCTTGGCTTGCACCGATGAAGCAGTGTGGGTGTCTGATGTGAGGGAATGGGCAGCTGGCG ACACAACAGGTACTTCCCTAGAGCAGTCCATTGAGGGACGTTACCTTAACGTGAGGCAGCGGAAGCAGGCTCTATACCGCCAAAATG ATAGTGGCAAGTTTCGTCACCGCCTGCGGAGGAAAATTGCTGAGAGCAAGAGACTGCTATTGAAAGACATAGAGACCTATAACAGTCATGAGCCTGCCATGCCAATTGATGTTAATGAAGTGGAGCAGTCGCTATCAGGAGACAACTCGTCCCCGACATGGCCGTGGGAGGTTCATGGCAGCG CACAAATCGAAGACaagttaacattttttaacaaagcCATGCTGAAAATGAGACTGGAGGAGGAAAGGACAATACTTGTTCAGGAGATGGCCCAGCACTGCTCATGGTTGCAGAAGTTGCAGGCAACTCTTAAAAGAAAAACTTCAGAGGAAG CCAAGCGAAATAAGGGCCTTTCCTGTCTCTGCAGAAGACGACTGTCTGAAGTTTCGGATACGTTGAAAGAGGTGCTCCTTCAATACAAGGCTGTTTTAGGCCCTCAGGGCTCTGCTATAGAACTGGAAGATAAACAGGAGAATGAAAGTGATTTCAGCAGTCCAGACACCAGTGAAAATGAAGAGGAGGAGTGCAG TGAGGAGCTACCGGGCAGGTGTCTGTAA